The proteins below come from a single Hemibagrus wyckioides isolate EC202008001 linkage group LG22, SWU_Hwy_1.0, whole genome shotgun sequence genomic window:
- the LOC131343592 gene encoding Na(+)/citrate cotransporter-like — MVSSMKWLWLYRNYVITILTPFLILPLPLTVNTSEAKCGFVLILMAVYWCTECLPLAITALLPVFFFPMMRIMTAEDVCSQYFSNSTMLGVGGLMIAIAVERWNLHKRLAISVLLVVGVRPALLMLGFMSITAFISMWITNIASTAIMLPIVNAMLEHLSKAEAEEEEIELQQCRVLRTLQVHESKDGLGNIPVELSPEELLQAEQRMREREQKYLRLKKGMSLSVCYAASIGGTATLTGSFPNLILKAQIDKIYPENGDVINYTSWFGFFFPNMVLMLMFCWLLLQFMYLGFNVKNSCGCGITRSSHEKVFQVMRHEFRKLGSMCFAEYSVVVLFILLVLLWFMRDPGFIPGWGSLMETKFVSDSTVSILITFMFFIIPSKFPRCWHAGSLDISGRSEEKLPDMLLDYQTVEKVLPWNILLLLGGALALAKGSEVSHLSFWLGQNLLPLGNIPPVALSFVLCLVVTMLTEVCNNAVISTVFLPILASMANALKIHPLSIMLPTTISSSFAFMLPVATPPNAITFNYANLNIMDMVKPGLVLNLLGIVCINFATKTWGTAMFHLNEFPTWANISTRTP; from the exons ATGGTGAGCAGCATGAAATGGCTGTGGTTATACAGGAATTATGTGATCACCATCCTGACACCTTTCCTGATCCTGCCTTTACCTCTTACTGTCAACACTTCG GAGGCTAAGTGTGGCTTTGTGCTCATCCTGATGGctgtgtactggtgtacagaATGTCTACCACTGGCGATCACTGCACTCCTCCCGGTTTTCTTCTTCCCTATGATGCGCATCATGACGGCTGAAGAT GTGTGTTCCCAGTACTTCAGTAACAGCACCATGCTGGGAGTCGGTGGATTAATGATAGCCATAGCTGTAGAACGGTGGAATCTCCACAAACGTCTTGCCATTTCCGTGCTTTTGGTAGTTGGTGTGAGGCCAGCGCT GTTGATGCTGGGGTTCATGAGCATCACAGCCTTTATCTCTATGTGGATCACTAACATAGCCTCTACGGCTATAATGCTACCCATCGTGAATGCCATGCTGGAGCACCTCAGTAAGGCCGaggcagaggaggaagagataGAGCTTCAGCAGTGCAGGGTCCTAAGAACTTTACAAGTGCACGAGAGCAAGGATGGACTTGGCAACATAC CAGTGGAGCTGAGTCCTGAGGAACTGTTACAAGCTGAGCAGAGGATGCGAGAACGTGAGCAGAAGTATCTGAGACTCAAAAAAGGAATGAGTTTGAGCGTTTGTTATGCTGCCAGCATTGGAGGCACAGCCACTCTCACCGGCTCCTTTCCCAATCTCATCCTCAAAGCCCAGATTGACAA GATCTATCCAGAGAATGGGGATGTGATTAACTATACCTCCTGGTTTGGGTTTTTCTTCCCCAACAtggtgctgatgctgatgtTCTGTTGGTTATTGCTGCAGTTCATGTATTTGGGCTTCAA TGTAAAAAACTCATGTGGTTGTGGAATTACTAGAAGCAGCCATGAAAAGGTGTTTCAGGTGATGAGGCATGAGTTCCGAAAGCTCGGCAGCATGTGTTTTGCGGAGTACAGTGTGGTCGTGCTTTTCATACTGTTGGTTCTGTTGTGGTTCATGAGGGACCCTGGCTTCATACCAGGCTGGGGCTCGCTAATGGAAACTAA gttTGTGTCAGATAGCACAGTCTCCATTTTAATAACCTTTATGTTTTTCATAATACCCTCCAAATTTCCAAGATGTTGGCATGCTGGTTCTTTAGACATATCTG GTAGAAGTGAAGAAAAGCTTCCTGACATGCTGCTTGACTATCAAACAGTGGAAAAGGTGTTGCCTTGGAACATCCTGCTGCTGTTGGGTGGAGCTTTGGCACTGGCTAAAGGCAGTGAG GTATCCCACCTGTCTTTTTGGCTTGGACAAAATCTCTTGCCTCTGGGGAACATCCCTCCCGTGGCTCTCTCCTTCGTTCTTTGCCTTGTAGTGACCATGCTCACCGAAGTCTGCAACAATGCCGTAATCAGCACTGTTTTCCTGCCTATTCTAGCCTCCATG GCAAATGCTCTTAAGATACATCCACTGTCCATCATGCTGCCCACCACCATCAGCTCCTCATTTGCCTTTATGCTCCCAGTGGCCACACCACCCAATGCCATTACATTCAACTATGCCAATCTCAATATCATGGACATG GTAAAGCCTGGACTTGTACTGAACCTGCTGGGGATAGTCTGCATAAACTTCGCTACTAAAACCTGGGGAACTGCAATGTTCCATTTAAACGAGTTCCCTACATGGGCTAATATCAGTACCAGGACTCCTTAA
- the LOC131343587 gene encoding golgin subfamily A member 6-like protein 22 — MESIEQMQKQDADLKSEVDTLKDTVQELGHLLTEKHIECTDTAMLYETEKKLRKHVQSEYKQKEEKFNQETSSLRVALNEAERKYEQVMESNEQLEIKNSKLWSDMRLMQDAMLELDVELSLTRIRYNELKMECELKKRELNNLQSKQNEMEETSLKECEREKEAHSVLKFDQMTSTHHEELLHAIQAKATGLHREVTEGDLKRDEDELNKLRETVQQLERELSESCRKCEEIKREYEREKEHHSVLKCDQMSSTHLMELLQVSQAEAEEKFEYIAQLENENSDLKSQVKTLQDSLQGLSCLLAETRKKCEKEKEKHTATKGILQSVQTRTRKRERFLIQKRKAIQESLAELERNYTAAMERNTQLENDNFNFITEVHLMSEQLHEMREELSATQRLLEQTSSGLQLKTHRLSQIESTWKCFSETVMKDHEAECLAHGVLKGQYSELKQQHDKLQEENERLREECEKLKQRHGSQMTQQLEQELTTMRRKYNKIKRERKREQEDYNLLKVRCQQMEETLQECEKLLKIHSTDLGSKDSSL, encoded by the exons ATGGAGTCCATTGAACAGATGCAGAAGCAGGATGCTGACCTGAAGTCCGAGGTggacacactgaaagacacagtgCAGGAGTTGGGCCACCTGCTCACTGAAAAACACATAGAGTGCACTGACACAGCAATG TTGtatgagacagagaaaaaactTCGCAAGCATGTGCAGTCCGAGTACAAACAGAAGGAGGAGAAGTTTAATCAGGAAACCAGCTCTCTGAGG GTCGCTCTGAATGAAGCCGAAAGGAAATACGAGCAGGTGATGGAGTCCAATGAGCAGCTGGAGATCAAGAACTCCAAACTGTGGTCCGATATGAGGTTAATGCAAGATGCCATGCTGGAGCTGGATGTAGAGCTCTCTCTGACCCGGATACGCTATAATGAACTGAAGATG gAGTGTGAGTTAAAGAAACGTGAGTTGAACAACTTGCAGTCCAAGCAGAATGAGATGGAGGAAACATCACTGAAG gagtgtgagagagagaaggaggctCACAGTGTCCTGAAGTTCGATCAGATGACTTCAACACATCACGAGGAGTTACTACAC GCCATTCAGGCTAAAGCTACAGGGCTTCACAGGGAAGTGACGGAAGGTGACCTGAAGAGGGATGAGGATGAGTTGAACAAACTGCGAGAGACAGTGCAGCAGCTGGAGAGAGAGCTCTCTGAGTCATGCAGGAAATGTGAAGAGATAAAAAGA gagtatgagagagagaaggaacatCACAGTGTGCTGAAGTGTGATCAGATGTCTTCAACACACCTCATGGAGTTACTACAG GTGTCtcaggctgaagctgaggagaaattTGAGTACATTGCTCAGCTGGAAAATGAGAACTCTGACCTGAAGTCCCAGGTGAAGACATTGCAAGACTCACTGCAGGGGCTGAGCTGTCTGCTCGCTGAGACGCGCAAGAagtgtgaaaaggaaaaagag AAGCATACAGCAACGAAGGGCATCCTTCAGTCCGTGCAGACCAGGACCAGAAAACGGGAGAGATTTTTAATTCAGAAAAGAAAAGCCATTCAG GAATCTCTGGCTGAACTTGAAAGAAATTATACGGCGGCAATGGAGAGAAATACTCAGCTGGAGAATGATAATTTTAACTTTATTACTGAAGTGCACTTAATGAGTGAACAACTGCACGAAATGAGAGAAGAACTCTCTGCGACCCAGAGGCTGTTAGAGCAGACATCGTCg GGGCTACAGCTAAAAACTCACCGGCTCAGTCAGATAGAATCCACCTGGAAATGTTTTAGTGAAACTGTGATGAAG GATCATGAGGCTGAGTGTCTCGCTCACGGAGTCCTGAAGGGGCAGTACAGTGAATTGAAGCAACAACACGACAAGTTGCAAGAG GAAAATGAGCGCTTGAGGGAGGAGtgtgaaaaattaaaacaacGCCATGGGTCACAAATG ACCCAGCAGCTGGAGCAAGAGCTCACCACGATGCGGAGGAAGTATAATAAGATaaagagg gagaggaagagagagcagGAGGATTACAATCTCCTGAAGGTGCGGTGCCAACAGATGGAGGAAACTTTACAAGAGTGTGAAAAGTTACTAAAG ATCCACTCCACAGATCTTGGATCCAAAGACAGTTCCCTGTAG
- the LOC131343589 gene encoding flavin reductase (NADPH)-like — MKIAVLGATGQTGQNLVNQALQQGHSITAVVRNPSKLTINHENLKVVEANIFSKDSLKPHFEGQDAVMSCLGFPPSFFYGVTGYTESMTATLDAMREVKVNRIVTMTSWYTDPNSGTNSSFFIRFMLLPIIRSVLNNMYEMEKLLEKTEDIQWTVVRPPGLQNTPVTDKDFQAHEGYYVPDENGFPVGQSVSRSDVARFMLSLLSNNTWIKKAVAIITK; from the exons ATGAAGATTGCAGTGCTTGGAGCTACAGGACAGACGGGGCAGAATCTGGTAAACCAGGCTCTCCAGCAGGGACACAGTATCACAGCCGTCGTGAGGAATCCTTCCAAACTGACAATAAACCATGAGAACCTTAAG GTGGTCGAGGCAAATATTTTCTCTAAAGACAGTCTGAAGCCACACTTTGAGGGACAGGATGCTGTTATGTCATGTCTTGGGTTCCCGCCATCTTTTTTCTATGGCGTAACCGGCTACACTGAGTCAATGACGGCAACCCTCGATGCAATGCGAGAAGTCAAAGTGAATCGAATCGTTACTATGACATCATGGTACACGGACC CTAATTCAGGGACCAACTCTTCTTTCTTCATTCGCTTCATGCTGCTGCCGATAATTCGTAGTGTTTTGAACAACATGTATGAGATGGAGAAGCTTTTGGAGAAGACTGAGGACATTCAATGGACTGTTGTCAGGCCACCTGGGCTGCAGAATACTCCAGTTACAG ACAAAGATTTCCAGGCCCATGAAGGTTACTATGTTCCTGATGAGAACGGTTTCCCTGTCGGTCAGTCTGTGTCCAGATCAGATGTTGCTCGCTTCATGCTGTCTCTGCTCAGCAACAACACCTGGATAAAGAAGGCAGTTGCTATCATCACTAAGTGA